One stretch of Acropora muricata isolate sample 2 chromosome 12, ASM3666990v1, whole genome shotgun sequence DNA includes these proteins:
- the LOC136892557 gene encoding P2X purinoceptor 7-like: MRYVKRSLKGHCHGLTCAVVFPLSETCHARPPLWKHRNQRRLFVSAKVLVRLSERKIVLVGACAKGETCCVRMNVDVEQTINLAGTGIRISSRHLLMKAVEFARGWKDQDFVYGQALLTFQLRNNKKNKENNDVKEFIATLDEAMVRKLAVRCLQRGVGSMDYVHTLLIMEDDLHDTDETGDMIAETETAGATCITTAVPVSSAEPIPSPGSPLVDWCTCGLCRPMPQVIENKCCKQSKCITTTSHFAKLCLDADVLEMCIRNTGDIRNDREDSSTRAFRKAAYRQYTLAKYGRLGKGNRRVCPSCVVLKIRKLYPSVTGVYMGYREH, translated from the exons ATGCGTTATGTAAAAA ggagcttaaaggGACACTGTCACGGGTTGACATGCGCAGTAGTATTCCCTCTCTCCGAGACTTGTCACGCTCGACCGCCATTATGGAAACATCG GAACCAGCGGCGACTTTTTGTAAGTGCAAAAGTGCTTGTACGACTAAGCGAAAGGAAAATAGTTCTCGTGGGTGCCTGTGCAAAGGGAGAAACGTGTTGTGTACGGATGAATGTCGATGTGGAACAAACGATAAACCTTGCAGGAACAGG GATTCGAATCAGCAGTCGTCATCTGCTCATGAAAGCCGTAGAGTTCGCCCGAGGCTGGAAGGATCAGGATTTCGTCTATGGTCAGGCGCTGCTGACGTTCCAACTGaggaacaacaaaaaaaataaagaaaacaacgaTGTGAAG GAGTTCATTGCTACTCTGGATGAAGCAATGGTGCGAAAGTTGGCTGTGAGGTGTTTGCAGAGGGGTGTGGGGAGTATGGATTATGTCCATACTCTCCTCATCATGGAGGATGACCTTCATGACACAGATGAAACAGGAGACATGATTGCTGAGACCGAGACAGCTGGAGCTACGTGTATAACCACAGCAGTACCTGTTTCTTCCGCTGAGCCCATTCCTTCTCCAGGCAGTCCTTTGGTCGATTGGTGCACGTGTGGTCTTTGCAGGCCAATGCCACAGGTTATCGAAAATAAGTGTTGCAAACAGTCAAAGTGCATCACAACAACTTCCCACTTTGCAAAGTTATGTCTGGATGCTGATGTCTTGGAAATGTGCATCAGGAACACCGGTGATATCAGAAATGATCGAGAAGATTCAAGTACACGTGCTTTTAGGAAAGCAGCATATAGACAATATACCTTAGCAAAGTATGGCCGTCTTGGTAAAGGAAACAGACGTGTTTGTCCTTCATGTGTAGTTTTGAAAATACGCAAACTTTACCCATCAGTCACAGGGGTTTACATGGGATATCGGGAGCACTGA
- the LOC136892976 gene encoding homeobox protein GBX-2-like: MMQNSLSFSIESIISRTDPPRQRENDWRGSFCRGPLSAMQNLVELTPRGGYYLEEVIPSFEIEQEKSQSHSHEENLLKDASSYSLGEESQRGPSSPDGIEELEDEHGDQNSDSEGGNKSRRKRTAFTSLQLLELEREFHSKKYLSLEERSQIARTLKLSEVQVKIWFQNRRAKWKRVRTLGGPQAHGNRKLHGPKLVVPIPIHVNRYAPKDQLHVS, from the exons ATGATGCAGAATTCTCTTTCCTTCTCTATAGAGTCGATAATTTCAAGAACAGATCCTCCAAGGCAAAGGGAAAATGATTGGAGAGGATCTTTCTGTCGTGGTCCTCTTAGTGCTATGCAAAATTTGGTGGAGTTGACTCCTCGGGGAGGATATTATTTGGAAGAAGTCATCCCTAGCTTTGAAATCGAACAAGAAAAATCACAGAGCCATTCTCACGAAGAGAATCTTTTGAAAGACGCCTCCTCCTATTCACTTG GAGAAGAAAGCCAGCGAGGTCCAAGTTCTCCTGATGGAATCGAAGAGCTTGAAGACGAACACGGAGATCAAAATTCGGACTCCGAAGGTGGAAACAAATCACGACGAAAGAGAACAGCTTTTACAAGCCTACAACTCCTAGAACTGGAAAGGGAGTTTCATTCAAAGAAGTACCTTTCTCTTGAAGAACGATCACAAATTGCTAGGACATTAAAGCTCAGTGAGGTTCaagtaaaaatttggtttcaaaaccGACGGGCAAAATGGAAAAGAGTGCGGACGCTCGGTGGGCCTCAGGCTCACGGCAACAGGAAACTTCATGGTCCCAAACTTGTTGTTCCTATTCCCATTCATGTGAACAGATACGCGCCAAAGGACCAATTACACGTTTCTTGA